A DNA window from uncultured Methanoregula sp. contains the following coding sequences:
- a CDS encoding glycosyltransferase family 4 protein, with protein sequence MIGTDSYSFTNQNPIKMKIVIVIFQFPPKWLAGTEIATYNIAKHLAKVGHEIHIVTSHDEGLPYLHRENGFDIHRIAVTKIPFFGLLFFWIKICFEIKKIKPDIVHTQSFGSCLPAYVTKKILKIPYLVWGRGGDIYQPSWFIQKTIKIFCNNANAIVALTENMREKINEKCDKEIYVIPNGINLEYFYEIDSDTKALKKTKNIIFVGRLHSVKGVQYLITAMKQIHDEMPDVRLLLVGDGSERFFLENLTSIFGLSDCVDFIGKVPHEKIADYMNRSDIFVLPSISESFGMVNLEAMACGLPIVASRVGGIPDIVLDNVNGYLVEPKNSEAIAEKILLLLRNDQQRQEISETNRKKAKQYEWWTIIDKIEKIYLKILKDSGKFQKS encoded by the coding sequence ATGATCGGTACTGATTCTTATTCCTTTACTAATCAAAACCCAATAAAAATGAAAATTGTTATCGTAATCTTTCAGTTTCCACCGAAATGGCTTGCCGGAACTGAAATTGCGACCTATAACATTGCAAAACATTTGGCGAAAGTGGGTCATGAGATTCATATCGTCACATCTCATGATGAAGGATTGCCGTATCTTCACAGAGAAAATGGTTTTGATATCCATCGGATTGCAGTGACGAAGATACCTTTTTTTGGACTTCTTTTTTTCTGGATCAAAATTTGTTTTGAAATTAAGAAAATAAAACCGGATATTGTGCACACTCAAAGTTTCGGTTCATGTTTACCGGCGTATGTGACAAAAAAAATTTTAAAAATTCCATATCTGGTATGGGGGCGTGGCGGTGATATTTATCAACCAAGCTGGTTTATTCAAAAGACCATAAAAATATTTTGCAATAATGCGAATGCAATTGTAGCTTTAACTGAAAATATGCGAGAAAAAATAAATGAAAAATGCGATAAGGAAATCTATGTAATTCCGAATGGGATAAATTTAGAATATTTTTATGAAATAGATTCCGATACAAAAGCGCTAAAAAAGACAAAGAATATTATTTTTGTTGGACGCCTCCATTCCGTTAAGGGTGTCCAGTATCTCATTACGGCAATGAAACAAATTCACGATGAAATGCCAGATGTTAGATTGCTTCTCGTTGGGGATGGTAGTGAGAGATTTTTTTTGGAAAATTTAACTAGCATATTCGGTCTTTCTGATTGTGTCGATTTTATTGGAAAGGTCCCTCATGAAAAAATCGCAGATTATATGAATAGATCGGATATTTTCGTTCTTCCCAGTATTTCAGAGAGTTTCGGTATGGTAAATTTAGAAGCCATGGCCTGTGGTTTGCCTATAGTGGCTTCGAGAGTTGGTGGCATTCCTGATATCGTTCTTGACAACGTTAACGGGTATCTAGTTGAGCCAAAAAATTCGGAAGCAATAGCAGAGAAAATATTGCTTCTTTTACGAAACGATCAACAAAGACAGGAAATTTCGGAAACTAATAGAAAAAAAGCAAAACAATATGAATGGTGGACTATTATTGATAAAATAGAGAAAATATATCTTAAGATTTTAAAAGATTCTGGAAAATTCCAAAAATCTTGA